From one Anoplolepis gracilipes chromosome 10, ASM4749672v1, whole genome shotgun sequence genomic stretch:
- the Zip gene encoding myosin heavy chain, non-muscle isoform X3, producing MADVDSRVDRSDPELRFLSVDRNNFNDPATQAEWTQKKLVWVPHETQGFVAAGIKGERGDEVEVEIAETGKRVLVAKDDIQKMNPPKFDKVEDMAELTCLNEASVLHNLKDRYYSGLIYTYSGLFCVVVNPYKRLPIYTEKIMERYKGIKRHEVPPHVFAITDTAYRSMLQDREDQSILCTGESGAGKTENTKKVIQYLAYVAASKPKSNAGELEQQLLQANPILEAFGNAKTVKNDNSSRFGKFIRINFDASGYIAGANIETYLLEKSRAIRQAKDERTFHIFYQLLAGASPEQKKEYILEDPKHYPFLSNGALPVPGVDDSAEFFSTVKSMHIMGMTNEDFSSIFRIVSAVMLFGSMQFRQERNSDQATLPDNTVAQKISHLLGLSVTEMTKAFLKPRIKVGRDFVTKAQTKEQVEFAVEAISKACYERMFRWLVNRINRSLDRTKRQGASFIGILDMAGFEIFELNSFEQLCINYTNEKLQQLFNHTMFILEQEEYQREGIEWKFIDFGLDLQPTIDLIDKPMGIMALLDEECWFPKATDKTFVEKLVGAHNVHPKFMKTDFRGVADFAIIHYAGKVDYSAAKWLMKNMDPLNENVVSLLQASQDPFVCHIWKDAEIVGMAQQALTDTQFGARTRKGMFRTVSQLYKEQLAKLMVTLRNTNPNFVRCIIPNHEKRAGKIDAPLVLDQLRCNGVLEGIRICRQGFPNRIPFQEFRQRYELLTPNAIPKGFMDGKKACEKMIQALELDANLYRVGQSKIFFRAGVLAHLEEERDYKITDIIVNFQAFCRGFLARRNYQKRLQQLNAIRIIQRNCAAYLKLRNWQWWRLYTKVKPLLEVTKQEEKLTQKEDELKQVRDKLELQLHSAQEYERKYQQAIEEKTMLAEQLQAEVELCAEAEEMRARLAARKQELEEILHDLEARIEEEEERSAALTQEKKKLQLNISDLEEQLEEEEAARQKLQLDKVQCDAKIKKLEEDLALSDDTNQKLLKEKKILEERANDLSQTLAEEEEKAKHLSKLKTKHEATIADLEERLLKDHQQRQEVDRSKRKVETEVSDLKEQLAERKTQVEELQLQLGKREEELNQVMAKMDEEGAAKAQAQKALRELESQLAELQEDLEAEKAARGKAEKQKRDLNEELEALKNELLDSLDSTAAQQELRSKREQELATLKKNLEEETSSHEAILADMRHKHTQELTALNEQIDALKKTKAVLEKAKGSLEAENADLATELKSVNASRQESDRRRKQAEQQLVEINAKLAEVEKNKQELVDKVTKLQQEAESVMQQLETAELKASAALKASATCESQFTELQQQLEEETRQKLALSSKLRALESEKESLHDQLEEEEEAKRALDKQVLSLNIQLAEAKKRADEEAEAATVLEEARKRCTKDIEALQRQVEELQAANDKLDKSKKKIQAELEDSIIELEAQRAKVLELEKKQKNFDKVLAEEKAVSEQYAEQRDAAEREAREKETRVLSLTRELDELNEKVEELERGRRGLQSELDELVNNQGTADKNVHELEKAKRSLESQLQEQKSQVEELEDELQFTEDAKLRLEVNMQALRAQFERDLQTKEEQAEEKRRGLVKQLRDLEAELEDERKQRAAAIAARKKMEADYKDIEQQLEMHNKVKEDALKQLKKLQTQIKDCTRETEEARAARDELAAASKETERKVKSLEADLLQLTEDFASSERARRTAENERDELQEEVNNNANKGTLMLDEKRRLEARIATLEEELEEEQSNAEIVMDRARKGQIMIEQLTTDLATERSTTQKLESHKMLLERQNKELKAKLTELETAQRAKTKATIQQLESKINNLDEQLETEAKERFAQQKINRKLEKKYKELSLQLEDERRNSDQYKEQAEKINVRMKALKRQLDEAEEEISRHKTLKRKAQREMDDLIESNEELNRELTQMRNKYRRGGGPPISLSSTRLKRGSVQTGGSGDDSTTQDESIDGEENAN from the exons ATGGCGGACGTGGACTCGAGGGTAGACCGGTCAGATCCGGAGCTGCGTTTCTTGTCGGTGGACAGGAACAACTTCAACGACCCGGCCACCCAGGCGGAATGGACGCAGAAGAAGCTGGTGTGGGTGCCGCACGAGACCCAGGGCTTCGTCGCCGCCGGCATCAAGGGCGAGCGCGGCGACGAGGTCGAGGTGGAGATCGCGGAGACCGGCAAGCGCGTGCTCGTCGCCAAGGACGACATACAGAAGATGAATCCGCCCAAGTTCGACAAGGTGGAGGATATGGCGGAGCTTACCTGTCTCAACGAGGCCTCGGTTCTGCATAACCTCAAGGACCGCTACTACTCCGGATTGATTTAC acatACTCTGGCCTCTTTTGCGTCGTAGTAAACCCCTATAAGAGACTGCCGATATACACAGAGAAGATCATGGAAAGGTACAAAGGCATTAAGAGACACGAAGTGCCGCCGCATGTCTTTGCAATTACTGATACGGCTTATCGCTCCATGTTGCAAG ATCGCGAGGACCAGTCGATTCTGTGCACCGGCGAGTCCGGCGCCGGCAAGACCGAGAACACGAAGAAAGTGATTCAATATTTGGCTTATGTAGCCGCGTCGAAACCCAAGTCTAACGCG GGTGAGCTGGAGCAACAACTTCTTCAGGCAAATCCAATTTTAGAGGCGTTTGGCAATGCGAAGACCGTGAAGAACGATAACTCGTCTCGTTTC GGTAAATTTatcagaataaattttgacgCGTCCGGTTATATAGCCGGTGCAAACATCGAGACGTATCTTTTGGAAAAATCGAGGGCCATTCGACAAGCGAAAGATGAAAGAACTTTCCACATATTTTATCAACTATTGGCAGGTGCCTCGCCGGAACAGAAGA aggaatatatattagaagatCCGAAACACTATCCCTTCCTGTCAAACGGGGCTCTACCAGTGCCAGGTGTCGACGATTCCGCCGAATTCTTCTCCACAGTAAAGTCGATGCACATCATGGGCATGACCAATGAGGACTTTTCCTCCATCTTCCGTATCGTTTCCGCCGTGATGTTGTTTGGCTCGATGCAATTTCGTCAGGAACGTAATTCCGATCAGGCGACGTTGCCCGACAACACTGTGGCACAGAAAATCTCGCATCTGTTGGGTCTGAGCGTAACCGAGATGACGAAAGCCTTCCTGAAGCCGCGCATCAAGGTTGGCCGTGATTTCGTGACGAAGGCGCAGACGAAGGAGCAAGTGGAGTTTGCCGTGGAGGCGATCTCGAAGGCCTGTTACGAGAGAATGTTCCGTTGGCTAGTGAACAGAATCAATAGGTCTTTGGACAGAACAAAGCGACAGGGTGCCAGCTTTATTGGCATACTGGATATGGCCggtttcgagatattcgagtTGAACTCCTTCGAGCAGCtgtgtattaattatactaacGAGAAGTTGCAACAATTATTCAATCACACAATGTTCATCCTGGAACAGGAGGAGTATCAACGTGAAGGAATTGAATGGAAGTTTATAGACTTCGGATTGGATCTACAGCCAACGATTGATTTGATCGACAAACCGATGGGTATTATGGCGCTCTTGGACGAGGAATGTTGGTTCCCCAAAGCCACGGACAAGACATTTGTGGAGAAGTTAGTTGGCGCTCATAATGTCCATCCGAAGTTTATGAAGACTGATTTCCGCGGCGTAGCCGATTTTGCGATCATCCATTACGCCGGCAAGGTGGACTATTCTGCCGCCAAGTGGCTGATGAAAAACATGGACCCGTTGAACGAGAACGTTGTCAGTCTTCTGCAAGCCTCGCAGGATCCGTTTGTGTGTCACATTTGGAAGGACGCTGAAATCGTAGGTATGGCACAGCAGGCACTCACGGACACGCAATTCGGAGCGAGGACGAGAAAGGGCATGTTCAGAACAGTCTCACAATTGTACAAGGAACAGTTGGCCAAGTTGATGGTGACACTGCGCAATACGAATCCGAACTTCGTCAGGTGTATAATTCCGAATCACGAGAAGAGAGCCGGTAAGATTGATGCGCCGCTCGTGTTGGATCAACTTCGTTGCAATGGAGTATTGGAGGGTATCCGCATCTGCCGGCAAGGTTTTCCCAACAGAATTCCATTTCAAGAATTTAGACAACGCTACGAACTACTCACTCCGAATGCTATTCCTAAAGGATTTATGGATGGCAAGAAGGCTTGTGAAAAGATG attcaAGCATTGGAGTTGGATGCGAACCTTTATCGCGTTGGACAATCCAAAATCTTTTTCCGCGCCGGAGTGTTGGCACATTTAGAAGAGGAAAGAGACTACAAGATCACGGACATAATCGTCAATTTTCAAGCTTTTTGTCGCGGTTTCTTAGCCAGGCGTAATTATCAGAAGCGTCTGCAGCAGCTTAACGCGATCCGCATTATTCAGAGGAATTGCGCGGCCTATTTAAAGCTGCGTAACTGGCAATGGTGGCGGTTGTATACCAAGGTGAAACCACTGTTAGAAGTCACTAAGCAAGAGGAGAAACTTACGCAGAAAGAGGATGAACTGAAGCAAGTTCGCGATAAGCTGGAGTTACAGCTGCACTCGGCTCAGGAGTACGAACGTAAATATCAGCAGGCGATTGAAGAGAAAACTATGCTGGCTGAGCAACTGCAGGCGGAAGTCGAGCTCTGCGCGGAAGCCGAAGAGATGAGAGCTCGACTAGCTGCAAGAAAGCAGGAGCTTGAGGAAATTTTGCACGATCTGGAAGCGCGTAttgaggaagaagaagagagaagcgCCGCGTTGACTCAGGAGAAGAAAAAGCTACAGTTGAATATCAGTGATTTGGAAGAACAGCTGGAGGAAGAGGAAGCTGCTAgacaaaaattgcaattagaCAAGGTCCAATGCGACGCAAAGATTAAGAAATTAGAAGAAGATCTTGCTTTGTCAGACGACACCAATCAAAAGTTGCTAAAGGAGAAGAAAATTCTCGAGGAGCGCGCCAATGACCTCTCGCAGACTCTGgcagaggaagaggagaaggCCAAGCATTTGTCAAAACTGAAAACTAAACACGAAGCGACGATCGCCGATCTCGAGGAGAGACTTCTCAAGGATCATCAGCAACGTCAAGAGGTGGATAGATCTAAGAGGAAGGTCGAAACTGAGGTTTCGGACTTAAAGGAGCAATTGGCCGAGAGAAAAACACAAGTTGAGGAACTACAGCTTCAGCTTGGTAAACGCGAGGAAGAACTCAATCAAGTCATGGCAAAAATGGACGAGGAAGGCGCTGCTAAGGCGCAAGCTCAGAAAGCACTCAGGGAATTAGAGTCACAATTAGCCGAGCTTCAGGAAGATTTAGAAGCTGAAAAAGCGGCTAGAGGTAAAGCGGAGAAACAGAAGCGCGATCTGAATGAGGAACTTGAAGCATTAAAGAACGAATTGCTCGATTCTTTGGATTCTACTGCAGCTCAACAGGAGTTGAGAAGCAAGCGAGAGCAAGAACTTGCGACATTGAAAAAGAATCTAGAGGAGGAGACTTCGTCGCATGAAGCTATACTCGCTGACATGCGTCACAAGCATACACAAGAATTGACTGCTTTGAATGAACAAATAGACGCGTTGAAAAAGACAAAGGCAGTTTTGGAGAAAGCAAAAGGCTCCTTGGAAGCCGAGAACGCTGATCTGGCAACGGAATTAAAATCGGTCAACGCAAGCAGACAAGAGTCCGATCGACGTCGTAAACAGGCGGAACAACAGTTGGtggaaataaatgcaaaactGGCCGAAGTAGAAAAAAACAAGCAAGAATTGGTCGACAAAGTGACGAAATTGCAACAAGAAGCAGAGAGCGTAATGCAACAATTAGAAACTGCCGAACTGAAAGCATCCGCAGCATTAAAAGCTTCAGCCACCTGCGAGTCACAATTTACCGAACTTCAACAACAGTTAGAAGAAGAAACCCGACAGAAATTAGCTCTTAGTTCGAAGCTGCGCGCGTTAGAAAGTGAAAAGGAAAGCCTGCATGATCAGCttgaagaggaggaggaagcgAAACGTGCCTTGGACAAGCAAGTGCTAAGTTTGAATATACAACTGGCTGAAGCCAAGAAACGCGCCGACGAGGAAGCAGAAGCGGCCACTGTTCTCGAGGAGGCCCGAAAGCGTTGCACGAAAGACATCGAGGCTCTTCAGCGTCAAGTTGAGGAGTTGCAAGCGGCCAACGACAAACTGGACAAATCGAAAAAGAAGATTCAGGCGGAACTAGAAGATAGCATCATTGAATTGGAGGCACAACGAGCGAAAGTACTCGAACTGGAGAAGAAACAAAAGAACTTTGACAAGGTGCTCGCCGAAGAGAAGGCTGTGTCAGAACAGTATGCGGAGCAAAGGGACGCCGCGGAGAGAGAAGCACGTGAAAAGGAGACAAGAGTATTGTCGTTGACTCGCGAATTGGACGAGCTTAACGAGAAGGTTGAGGAATTGGAACGAGGGCGCCGAGGTCTGCAATCAGAGTTGGACGAGTTGGTAAATAACCAAGGTACAGCTGACAAAAATGTTCACGAATTGGAGAAAGCGAAACGTTCATTGGAGTCGCAACTACAAGAGCAGAAGTCGCAGGTAGAAGAGTTGGAGGATGAATTACAATTCACTGAGGACGCCAAGCTGCGGTTAGAAGTGAACATGCAAGCGTTGCGAGCACAGTTTGAGCGCGATCTCCAGACCAAGGAGGAGCAAGCGGAGGAGAAACGTCGAGGACTGGTGAAGCAGCTGCGTGATCTCGAGGCGGAGCTTGAGGACGAGAGGAAACAACGTGCCGCGGCTATCGCAGCGCGTAAGAAAATGGAAGCGGATTACAAGGACATCGAACAACAGTTGGAGATGCATAATAAAGTGAAGGAGGACGCGCTTAAGCAACTAAAGAAACTTCAAACTCAAATCAAGGATTGCACCAGAGAGACAGAGGAGGCCAGGGCCGCCAGAGACGAACTAGCGGCTGCCTCCAAGGAAACCGAGAGGAAGGTTAAGAGCTTAGAAGCTGACTTGTTGCAATTAACCGAGGACTTTGCTAGCAGCGAACGCGCCAGAAGAACCGCCGAAAACGAGAGGGACGAGTTGCAGGAAGAGGTCAATAACAATGCCAACAAAGGTACCCTGATGTTAGATGAGAAACGCAGATTGGAGGCGAGAATTGCCACTCTGGAGGAAGAACTGGAGGAAGAACAATCGAACGCTGAGATTGTGATGGATCGCGCCAGGAAGGGTCAGATTATGATCGAACAGTTGACAACGGACTTGGCGACCGAGCGATCCACCACACAAAAGTTGGAGTCGCACAAGATGCTGCTGGAGAGACAGAACAAGGAACTCAAGGCCAAATTGACCGAACTGGAAACTGCGCAACGTGCCAAGACCAAGGCCACGATACAGCAGTTGGAATCGAAGATTAATAATCTCGATGAGCAGCTCGAGACTGAAGCCAAGGAGAGATTTGCCCAGCAAAAGATCAACCGCAAgttggaaaagaaatataaggaGTTGAGTCTGCAACTTGAGGATGAGAGACGAAACTCTGACCAGTATAAAGAACAGGCGGAGAAGATCAATGTCAGGATGAAGGCGTTGAAGAGACAATTGGACGAGGCGGAGGAGGAGATTAGTAGGCATAAGACCTTGAAGCGGAAAGCGCAGAGAGAAATGGACGACTTGATAGAATCTAATGAGGAGCTTAATCGAGAATTGACGCAGATGAGGAATAAATACAG GCGCGGCGGTGGTCCTCCGATAAGCCTGAGCTCCACGAGGCTGAAACGCGGTTCCGTGCAGACCGGCGGCTCGGGCGACGACTCGACGACGCAGGACGAGAGCATCGACGGCGAGGAGAACGCCAATTGA